A region from the Cyprinus carpio isolate SPL01 unplaced genomic scaffold, ASM1834038v1 S000006593, whole genome shotgun sequence genome encodes:
- the LOC122144126 gene encoding uncharacterized protein LOC122144126 gives MHSPASASTYTSTSTSTAVSDTRHDLRRLLQGLQSAVDLVESGPIANCINVVRSRVLQCALRTFNRRAFNPHKQLDIVFVDSCGTGEGSVDTGGPTREFLRLLMKELLDSRYFVGPENGKSLALDSLGLSRGTYKVLGMIISVCLVHGGVGPRVLARRLYSQLSGIPAPPVNIEEVYDPELHDQLDKVRYTSVFGLYDIKSRICNVINTLTSGPK, from the exons ATGCACTCTCCGGCCTCCGCCTCCACCTACACCTCTACCTCGACCAGCACAGCAGTGAGTGATACTag GCATGACTTGAGGAGGCTGCTCCAAGGTCTACAGTCAGCTGTTGATCTGGTTGAGTCTGGACCCATAGCAAACTGCATAAATGTAGTAAGGTCCAGGGTGCTACAATGTGCTTTGAGGACCTTCAACAGACGAGCATTCAATCCACATAAACAACTCGATATCGTATTTGTGGATTCGTGCGGAACAGGGGAGGGATCTGTTGATACTGGTGGTCCTACCCGGGAGTTTCTCAGGCTACTGATGAAAGAACTCCTGGATTCAAGATATTTTGTTGGACCCGAGAACGGCAAGAGCCTTGCTCTTGATTCCCTTG GCTTATCCAGAGGAACATACAAGGTGTTAGGGATGATCATATCAGTCTGCCTTGTTCATGGCGGGGTGGGACCCCGTGTGTTGGCCAGAAGGCTGTATTCACAGCTCTCAGGGATCCCTGCTCCACCAGTGAACATAGAAGAGGTTTATGACCCTGAGCTGCATGACCAGCTGGACAAGGTAAGATATACATCTGTTTTTGGTCTTTATGATATCAAAAGTCGAATCTGTAATGTCATTAACACCTTAACCTCAGGGCCAAAATAG
- the LOC109088603 gene encoding G2/M phase-specific E3 ubiquitin-protein ligase-like translates to MLEASNSLHMLGALCKVSTLEERQDLVNAALKYYLEGRMEMPLKQLKEGLETLGVLNAIKEHSSIMEELFCGGPPTLSAASLLDLFTIHYSPRGTNRRALEEVAVGHWRDWIIEVEDGDAAVEVDGGDTIKVTLENVLVFASGASAVPVFGFKENPNITFLHENINGNWRMFPEANTCTITLKLPIGQEYEEFCHFMTSGVIQSPTFGVA, encoded by the exons ATGTTAGAGGCTTCAAACAGCCTCCACATGCTCGGTGCCTTATGCAAGGTTTCAACCCTTGAAGAGCGTCAGGATCTTGTCAATGCAGCGCTAAAATACTATCTAGAGGGAAGGATGGAGATGCCTCTCAAACA ACTGAAAGAAGGACTGGAGACACTGGGGGTGCTAAATGCCATAAAGGAGCACTCTTCCATTATGGAGGAACTCTTTTGTGGTGGTCCCCCCACCTTGTCAGCTGCCTCCTTGCTGGACCTCTTCACAATACATTACTCCCCAAGAGGAACTAACAGGAGAGCCTTGGAGGAGGTTGCAGTTGGTCACTGGCGGGATTGGATCATTGAAGTCGAAG ATGGAGATGCAGCAGTGGAGGTGGATGGTGGGGACACAATTAAAGTCACCCTAGAGAATGTCCTTGTGTTTGCTTCTGGGGCATCTGCCGTACCCGTATTTGGATTCAAAGAGAATCCAAATATCACATTTCTCCATGAGAACATAAATGGCAACTGGCGGATGTTCCCAGAAGCAAACACATGCACCATTACTTTGAAGTTGCCGATTGGACAGGAATATGAAGAGTTTTGCCATTTCATGACATCCGGTGTAATTCAATCGCCAACATTTGGGGTAGCGTAA